A genomic stretch from Aedes albopictus strain Foshan chromosome 2, AalbF5, whole genome shotgun sequence includes:
- the LOC134287087 gene encoding uncharacterized protein LOC134287087 has translation MDDKDWPLQPFNEAVESSDLRREWEEWHRSFELILEMKRIECQHEKLVLLLARGGRGLQRIFYNLRPVAEEIYPEPVPVPLIPKETPEYDNAVLRLSKFFIGKRNVRIELELFRTLKQSESESFSQFLLRLRTQAARCEFQEREEIEILQQVTVGAFDERVRDKGLEGTFNLDAITNYAMNREMLLKQKEKAKTLKEEPAVVAAVKLERNARTAFRGKIRTRPFQSGPRPTGGECNRCGSYRHSNDDVRCPAKKARCNNCGKIGHFGRKCRGGYKRFGRRETWKQPKEEANVVTSEDDWNEELPRRPVPEDIQQVN, from the coding sequence ATGGACGATAAGGACTGGCCGTTGCAGCCGTTCAACGAAGCAGTCGAGTCATCGGACCTCAGAAGAGAATGGGAGGAATGGCATCGTTCATTCGAGCTAATCCTTGAGATGAAACGTATCGAGTGTCAGCACGAGAAGCTCGTGTTGTTACTAGCCCGAGGAGGACGCGGATTACAGCGCATTTTTTACAATTTGCGTCCGGTAGCAGAGGAGATataccctgaaccggttccggtgcCGTTGATACCAAAGGAAACTCCCGAATACGACAATGCTGTCTTGAGGTTAAGTAAATTTTTCATCGGTAAACGCAATGTTCGGATTGAACTGGAACTGTTTCGTACGCTCAAACAATCGGAATCTGAGTCGTTCAGTCAATTTTTGTTGAGGTTGCGTACGCAGGCGGCACGCTGCGAATTTCAAGAGCGGGAGGAAATCGAGATTCTTCAGCAGGTGACTGTAGGAGCATTTGATGAGCGGGTCCGAGATAAAGGGCTCGAAGGGACATTCAACCTCGACGCGATCACCAACTACGCTATGAACAGGGAGATGCTTCTTAAGCAGAAAGAGAAAGCGAAGACTTTGAAGGAGGAACCAGCCGTAGTAGCGGCGGTGAAGCTGGAGCGGAATGCAAGGACTGCTTTCAGAGGAAAAATCAGAACCCGGCCATTCCAGTCTGGACCTAGACCAACCGGTGGCGAATGCAATCGGTGTGGTTCATACCGCCATTCGAATGATGACGTGCGTTGCCCAGCTAAGAAAGCCCGTTGCAATAACTGCGGAAAGATCGGCCACTTCGGTAGGAAATGCCGAGGCGGTTATAAACGCTTTGGTCGTCGCGAGACCTGGAAGCAACCGAAGGAAGAAGCCAACGTCGTTACCTCCGAAGATGACTGGAATGAAGAGCTACCTCGCCGTCCGGTTCCGGAAGACATTCAGCAGGTAAATTGA